A region of Diospyros lotus cultivar Yz01 chromosome 3, ASM1463336v1, whole genome shotgun sequence DNA encodes the following proteins:
- the LOC127797852 gene encoding probable transcription factor RL9, whose protein sequence is MARATINSSPINFRQTLETTMEGSGSSTAEAYSEASPSHKKNHDDQDHVDDDNNRKQPKDRSSSSNISIEENKKKAASGSVRQYVRSKNPRLRWTPDLHLCFVHAVERLGGQERATPKLVLELMNIKGLSIAHVKSHLQMYRSKKIEDPDQVNVSGQGILFHGGDHRLYNLSQLPVLRNFNQNHTSSLSTTLSNLIYRPCNGGVASMEAAGYGSYCSTAGRISSRYGFCLRNPFNGQGQEELRSSPQSQIEPGSMDSILINQRQSAEKISLSLEQRAVKRKAPDAADRVDIDLNLSLKMALKKEEFEKALEEEEVNNNGGLCLSLFSSSATKRKKLEERDGPRKRGRPAAAGGSLDLTL, encoded by the exons ATGGCTAGGGCAACAATCAATTCATCCCCAATCAATTTTAG ACAAACCCTAGAAACCACCATGGAAGGAAGCGGCAGTAGTACAGCTGAAGCATATTCGGAGGCAAGTCCTAGCCACAAAAAAAACCATGATGATCAGGATCATGTTGATGATGACAACAACAGGAAGCAGCCAAAGGACAGATCAAGCTCAAGCAACATCAGCATagaagagaataagaagaaggcGGCTTCTGGATCTGTAAGGCAGTATGTTCGCTCCAAGAATCCCAGGCTGCGTTGGACACCTGATCTCCATCTTTGCTTCGTTCATGCTGTGGAAAGGCTAGGAGGCCAAGAAA GAGCAACGCCTAAGTTGGTTCTTGAATTGATGAACATTAAAGGCCTTAGCATCGCTCATGTCAAGAGCCATCTTCAG ATGTATAGGAGCAAGAAGATCGAGGACCCTGATCAAG TTAATGTATCGGGTCAAGGGATTTTGTTTCATGGTGGAGATCATCGTCTCTATAACCTCAGCCAACTTCCTGTGCTACGAAACTTCAATCAGAATCACACTTCTAGTTTAAG TACTACTCTTTCGAACCTAATTTATAGGCCTTGCAATGGTGGAGTTGCTTCCATGGAAGCTGCTGGATATGGATCTTATTGCTCCACAGCAGGGAGAATCTCATCCAGATATGGTTTCTGTTTGCGTAATCCTTTCAATGGACAAGGCCAAGAAGAGTTGAGATCATCACCTCAAAGCCAAATCGAGCCAGGCTCAATGGACTCCATTCTCATTAACCAACGGCAAAGTGCAGAGAAAATCTCTCTTTCGCTGGAGCAAAGGGCAGTGAAAAGAAAGGCTCCCGACGCCGCGGATCGGGTCGACATTGATCTAAACCTTTCTCTGAAAATGGCACTTAAAAAGGAGGAGTTTGAGAAGGCTTTGGAGGAGGAAGAAGTTAACAATAATGGTGGATTATGTCTTTCTTTGTTCTCATCTTCAGccacaaagagaaagaagttagaagaaagagatggTCCTAGAAAGCGTGGAAGACCAGCAGCAGCAGGAGGGAGTCTAGATCTGACTTTGTGA